In Candidatus Poribacteria bacterium, the following proteins share a genomic window:
- a CDS encoding zinc-binding alcohol dehydrogenase: protein MPRELVAVAPRQPVLREYEDGPVPADSVRVQVEFGAPKRGTELTAYYGYNSANFPMGLGNMCVGKVIEIGGEVEGFEIGERITSHGHLKETHTWRAAGVLKMPDQMTWKEAVCYDPLHFAMSAIRDGKVRVGERVAVFGLGAIGLMTVQMARIAGADFVAAVDPLERRRKVAEKTGAELVIDPTASNTGEVLKEATGGLGVDVAVETSAVYEALDDALRSVTFEGTIVYAGRAKACTGGLDLGAVAHVNIPNIIFARANSDPNRDHPRWDFRRIVDTCWKWLEEGRFDCEDVVDPVVPFEDSVEAYIEMDNHPERSVKLGVSFG from the coding sequence ATGCCAAGGGAATTAGTCGCGGTTGCCCCTCGGCAACCCGTCTTAAGAGAGTACGAAGATGGTCCCGTCCCCGCGGATAGCGTCCGCGTTCAAGTCGAATTCGGCGCGCCCAAACGTGGTACAGAACTGACAGCATACTACGGATACAACAGCGCAAATTTTCCGATGGGACTTGGAAATATGTGCGTCGGGAAAGTTATTGAAATCGGGGGAGAGGTCGAGGGGTTCGAGATTGGGGAGCGCATCACCAGTCACGGGCACCTCAAGGAGACGCACACATGGCGCGCTGCTGGTGTTCTCAAGATGCCCGACCAGATGACGTGGAAAGAGGCGGTTTGCTATGATCCATTACACTTCGCAATGTCCGCAATTCGTGATGGAAAGGTCCGCGTTGGTGAGCGGGTGGCTGTCTTTGGATTGGGTGCTATTGGGTTGATGACGGTGCAGATGGCGCGGATCGCTGGAGCTGACTTCGTCGCCGCTGTAGACCCGCTTGAAAGACGGCGGAAAGTTGCTGAAAAGACGGGGGCGGAGCTTGTCATCGACCCGACTGCCTCCAATACCGGCGAGGTGCTCAAAGAAGCGACCGGCGGGCTTGGCGTTGATGTGGCTGTGGAAACCAGTGCAGTGTACGAGGCACTTGATGATGCCCTTCGCAGCGTCACTTTTGAAGGAACAATCGTCTATGCTGGACGCGCGAAAGCGTGTACGGGTGGGCTTGACCTCGGTGCTGTCGCGCATGTCAACATTCCGAACATCATCTTTGCGCGTGCCAACAGTGATCCGAATCGCGATCATCCGCGCTGGGATTTTCGGCGTATTGTTGATACCTGCTGGAAATGGCTTGAAGAAGGGCGATTTGACTGTGAAGATGTTGTTGACCCAGTAGTGCCGTTTGAAGATTCAGTCGAGGCTTACATAGAGATGGACAATCACCCTGAACGGAGCGTCAAATTGGGGGTGTCCTTTGGGTAG
- a CDS encoding EamA family transporter produces MALTSIALILLSAFCHALWNFYSKSSRDTRILFFWCGFYTIVIAFVAFGIKHPIIPKPVWVYIVASALVHLFYRLFLTHAYTVGEISFVYPISRAAPAFLPLFAFLFLKERISAQGLIGILCVMVSILFYQQREARIQFKAFLRFLREPDAVWAFATLASVIGYSLIDKQGMSEFHRHSTDAPLWRAVTYYLMENGISQVFYGLSCLARFPHQQIIEIGRTEWKRTLTVVVLSLTSYSLILYVLMTEKVSYVTAVRQCSVIFVVLLGGYALKETYTKRRLIAAVIMVLGIFLITKQ; encoded by the coding sequence ATGGCACTTACCTCAATTGCCTTAATTCTGCTGTCAGCATTTTGCCACGCCTTATGGAATTTCTACAGCAAATCCAGCAGAGATACTCGAATCCTCTTTTTTTGGTGTGGATTTTACACCATCGTAATAGCGTTCGTTGCCTTTGGTATCAAGCACCCTATAATTCCGAAACCGGTATGGGTCTATATTGTCGCCTCCGCACTGGTTCATCTGTTCTACCGTCTGTTTCTGACGCACGCTTATACCGTTGGCGAAATTTCGTTCGTTTATCCAATCAGCCGTGCTGCCCCAGCTTTTCTACCACTTTTCGCCTTCCTTTTCCTAAAGGAACGAATCTCCGCCCAAGGCTTGATCGGTATCTTATGTGTAATGGTCTCCATACTATTCTATCAACAACGCGAAGCACGTATCCAGTTTAAGGCGTTCCTTCGCTTCCTTCGAGAACCTGATGCAGTCTGGGCATTTGCGACTTTGGCGAGTGTCATTGGATACTCACTGATAGACAAACAAGGGATGTCTGAATTTCATCGCCACTCGACAGATGCCCCGTTGTGGCGAGCCGTGACCTACTATCTAATGGAGAACGGTATATCGCAAGTTTTTTACGGGTTGTCCTGCCTCGCCCGCTTTCCACACCAGCAGATTATCGAGATTGGACGAACCGAATGGAAACGAACCCTCACTGTTGTTGTTCTCTCCTTAACCTCCTATTCGCTCATCCTCTATGTCTTGATGACAGAAAAGGTTAGCTACGTAACTGCGGTTCGGCAATGCTCTGTCATTTTCGTTGTTCTGCTCGGTGGGTACGCCTTGAAAGAGACCTATACAAAACGCCGCTTGATCGCTGCAGTAATAATGGTATTGGGCATTTTTTTGATAACAAAACAATAG
- a CDS encoding cyclase family protein has protein sequence MFKKSKKYQSFILFGLVFGILALTATVTLTQESWFPSEWGADDRRGAVNRLTPEKVLEAASLIKTGEVFQLGRVYESGIPVFGTRHYSLRIPAMSGPLGENKTNWFEEIFSGEIGQIGTQFDGLGHIGIGDLYYNGLDQHDFAKAEGLTELGVENVGPIVTRGVLIDVAGYKGVEHLGDSYEITRADLEGALKKQGVEITPGDVVIIHTGWGKFWMTDNDRYGATEPGIGLEAGQYLVDQKIVMLCSDNWGIEVVPNPDETLAFPVHQLFIVKHGIYNLENIITEELAAAKVYEFAFSFAPLRLKGATGSPGNPIAIR, from the coding sequence ATGTTCAAAAAGTCGAAAAAATACCAGTCTTTTATTCTGTTTGGGCTTGTCTTTGGCATACTTGCCCTCACAGCAACGGTTACCCTTACGCAAGAATCGTGGTTTCCTTCCGAATGGGGTGCTGATGATCGGCGGGGTGCCGTCAATCGCCTAACGCCGGAGAAAGTATTAGAAGCCGCGAGTTTGATTAAAACGGGTGAAGTCTTTCAACTCGGCAGAGTCTATGAAAGTGGTATCCCTGTTTTCGGAACCCGACATTACAGCCTGCGGATTCCAGCGATGTCAGGTCCACTCGGTGAGAACAAAACGAACTGGTTCGAGGAGATCTTCAGCGGTGAGATCGGTCAGATCGGCACGCAGTTTGATGGACTCGGGCACATCGGCATCGGCGACCTCTACTACAACGGATTGGATCAGCACGATTTCGCCAAAGCCGAAGGACTCACAGAACTCGGTGTTGAGAACGTGGGCCCCATCGTGACACGCGGTGTGCTGATTGATGTCGCTGGCTATAAAGGCGTTGAACACCTCGGCGATAGTTACGAAATTACGCGCGCTGATCTGGAGGGTGCCCTGAAAAAGCAGGGTGTCGAGATTACCCCCGGCGATGTCGTTATCATCCACACCGGCTGGGGTAAATTCTGGATGACAGATAACGATCGCTACGGTGCCACGGAACCCGGCATTGGGTTGGAAGCGGGGCAATACCTCGTCGATCAGAAAATTGTGATGCTGTGTAGCGATAACTGGGGAATTGAGGTCGTCCCGAACCCTGATGAAACCCTTGCATTTCCTGTGCATCAGCTGTTTATTGTCAAACACGGCATTTACAACCTTGAAAACATTATTACAGAGGAGTTAGCGGCGGCGAAGGTTTATGAATTCGCTTTCAGTTTTGCCCCGCTGCGTCTCAAAGGGGCGACGGGTTCCCCCGGCAATCCGATCGCCATTCGATAG
- a CDS encoding class I SAM-dependent methyltransferase, translated as MNRITEPEVMDTVEAAEAYDAMEHGEVDRAFVDRVVALGANTGHFLDVGTGPAQIPILLAQRCPDLHITAIDLSAEMLKIAERHVADAGLTDRITLELVDAKTLPYPDNTFDGLISNSIVHHIHDALKALQEMGRVARPKGTVLIRDLIRPETPADAQAFVDKYAADDTPYQQKLYYDSFLAAFTIAEVNEMLTQMDMPGAVVVQSTDRHWSIECPG; from the coding sequence ATGAACAGGATTACGGAACCGGAAGTGATGGATACGGTGGAAGCCGCCGAAGCCTACGATGCGATGGAGCACGGTGAGGTTGACCGGGCTTTCGTAGACCGTGTTGTCGCACTCGGCGCAAACACGGGACATTTTCTCGATGTCGGCACCGGTCCCGCACAGATTCCTATCCTACTCGCGCAACGTTGTCCCGATCTCCACATCACCGCGATTGACCTGTCCGCGGAGATGCTGAAGATAGCGGAACGCCACGTCGCAGATGCCGGTCTCACCGATCGGATAACCCTCGAACTCGTCGATGCCAAAACCCTACCCTACCCCGACAACACCTTTGACGGACTTATCTCCAACAGCATTGTACATCACATCCACGATGCGCTAAAGGCACTCCAAGAGATGGGCAGAGTTGCTCGTCCTAAGGGGACTGTGCTTATCCGTGACCTCATCCGTCCTGAAACACCCGCAGACGCACAAGCCTTTGTTGACAAGTATGCCGCAGATGACACCCCATATCAACAGAAGTTATACTACGATTCTTTCCTCGCCGCGTTCACCATTGCCGAAGTCAATGAGATGCTAACACAGATGGACATGCCGGGTGCCGTTGTCGTCCAGAGCACTGATCGGCATTGGTCGATTGAGTGTCCTGGGTGA
- a CDS encoding LamG domain-containing protein has translation MPKVIFVLSLCSLLIIAGLSIANVAEDGLVAYWPFDEGEGKEAVDVTGNGHDGEFNGNPKWIDGKFGPGLEFDGEEDHVVVADDPAFAIEENITLMAWFSPNDVLTRRRLMVKNNSIFVIFDFGNVDSIDFLVKPNNTFAESTTTDWKIGEWYHFAGTFDGKTMKVYINGKLEGDAANNVPIAPSALELWIGGDDFGRPTDFFPGKIDEVRLYEKTLSEADIQKVMETPQDVEARGKLTATWGKLKAGF, from the coding sequence ATGCCCAAAGTTATCTTTGTGTTGTCACTCTGTTCACTCCTCATTATTGCCGGTCTTAGTATCGCTAATGTCGCAGAAGATGGGCTCGTCGCTTACTGGCCCTTTGATGAAGGCGAGGGTAAAGAAGCCGTAGATGTCACTGGCAATGGACATGATGGAGAATTTAACGGAAATCCCAAGTGGATTGATGGAAAGTTCGGTCCCGGACTCGAATTTGACGGTGAGGAGGACCATGTCGTCGTCGCGGATGATCCCGCCTTCGCCATTGAGGAAAATATTACGCTCATGGCGTGGTTCAGCCCAAATGATGTACTCACCAGACGACGCTTGATGGTCAAAAACAACTCCATTTTCGTTATTTTCGACTTCGGCAACGTAGATAGTATTGATTTCCTCGTCAAACCGAACAACACTTTTGCTGAATCAACAACAACCGATTGGAAAATCGGTGAGTGGTATCACTTCGCTGGAACATTCGATGGAAAAACAATGAAGGTTTACATAAACGGCAAACTTGAAGGCGACGCTGCCAACAACGTGCCGATCGCACCTTCCGCATTAGAACTCTGGATCGGTGGTGACGATTTCGGCAGACCAACAGATTTTTTCCCCGGTAAAATTGATGAAGTGCGCCTCTATGAGAAGACCTTGAGCGAAGCCGACATCCAAAAAGTTATGGAAACGCCGCAAGATGTAGAAGCGCGTGGAAAACTCACAGCAACGTGGGGAAAATTGAAAGCAGGGTTTTAA
- a CDS encoding Uma2 family endonuclease gives MEAIMSTLTAQTYLTPQEYLAWERKQPFKNEYHNGQIIAMSGANRWHNCITVDIAVQLSNQLMGKECEVYISQMRVRTSPEISYFYPDVIVVCGEPRFEDDTFDTLLNPIVVIEVLSPSTAAFDRGEKFEHYKQLTSLQEYILISQNSVRVEHYCRQDKQWIHNTFQRLEDILSLASIECEVPLRAIYRRVMPDAS, from the coding sequence ATGGAGGCAATTATGTCAACGCTTACAGCACAAACCTATCTAACACCCCAGGAGTATCTCGCTTGGGAACGCAAGCAGCCCTTTAAGAACGAATACCACAACGGACAGATCATCGCGATGTCTGGGGCAAACCGCTGGCACAATTGTATCACAGTGGATATAGCTGTCCAACTTAGTAACCAATTGATGGGAAAAGAGTGTGAAGTCTACATCAGCCAGATGCGCGTGCGTACCAGTCCGGAGATCTCCTACTTCTATCCGGATGTTATCGTTGTTTGTGGTGAACCGCGTTTTGAGGATGACACCTTTGACACACTTCTCAATCCGATTGTTGTTATAGAAGTGCTGTCACCCTCAACCGCAGCATTTGATCGTGGTGAAAAATTTGAGCACTATAAGCAGCTCACGTCCTTGCAAGAATACATCCTTATTTCACAAAACAGCGTGCGCGTTGAACACTACTGTCGTCAAGATAAACAATGGATCCACAACACATTTCAGCGTCTTGAAGATATATTGTCACTCGCTTCTATTGAATGTGAAGTACCCTTACGTGCCATCTACAGACGTGTCATGCCCGATGCATCATAA